The region TCCTTTACCCCTCGGGGTAAAGGAAACTGAAAGAACTTATTATACAAACCGTTGCACTTGTAGTTGCAATTTAAGAAATAAAATAAACATTAAGGTACGTTAAGAAGTTTTAATAAAACTCTTCAAAGAAATTAAGACTTAAAAAGATATTTGAATTATTTGATAATATTATTAAAATATTAATTATAAGGCAAATTTTCTTGTGATATAATTGTTATGATAAACTAAAATTTGCTCAAAAAAAACATAAGGAGAAAATTATGATCTCATTTAAATTTGATACGCAATTATTGATTGAAGGAAAAAATCTTTCGGAAGATAACATAAGCGATTACATAACTAAAAACATTGAAGGCGATTGCTTATTGGTTGTTGGCGATGATGAATTGATTAAAATTCATTTTCACACTAATACTCCTTGGAAAGTACTTGAATATTGTGCTTCTTTGGGCGATATTCATGATATTGTTTTAGAAAACATGGAAAGACAGTCTAACGGCCTAAAAGGTTAATCAAAAAGATCAATAAGATATATAAAAAGAGAAGGCAAATGCATATGCCTTCTCTTTAATTTTTCATCAATAATAGATTATTTTTTAACCTGTTCTTTTAATCGTTTGATTGCAACATTGCATTTTTTGAATACTTCTTCTTGACTTATACCTATATTATACTCACCATTTTCATATAAAATCTTACCTTTAACCATAGTAAGAATTACATTTTTTGATCCG is a window of Clostridia bacterium DNA encoding:
- a CDS encoding kinase to dihydroxyacetone kinase — encoded protein: MISFKFDTQLLIEGKNLSEDNISDYITKNIEGDCLLVVGDDELIKIHFHTNTPWKVLEYCASLGDIHDIVLENMERQSNGLKG